A single window of Cydia strobilella chromosome 18, ilCydStro3.1, whole genome shotgun sequence DNA harbors:
- the LOC134749371 gene encoding calcium and integrin-binding protein 1-like, with protein MGGSQSYPGLTQDILEDYTTLTYLHKGEILYLMKKVYSIDPEKIKANYHHRFNKEEILKKFDVLRNNPFQDRLFRVFSSEKDECLSFEDLLDLCSAMSSECPVEVKAEWAFRIYDLDEDGQISARDISGIIDRLTEHTSHKNHYIEISSKKKIADIILNELKLDNAGSMGLSEFKICMTRISEFETSFYFRI; from the exons ATGGGTGGATCGCAATCGTATCCTGGGCTTACGCAGGATATTTTAGAAGACTATACGACGTTGACTTATCTGCATAAAGGAGAGATACTATA TTTAATGAAAAAGGTATATTCTATCGATCCGGAAAAAATCAAAGCCAACTATCATCACAGATTTAACAAAGAAGAAATCCTGAAAAAGTTCGATGTGCTAAGA AATAACCCTTTTCAAGATCGGTTGTTCAGAGTGTTTTCCTCCGAAAAGGACGAGTGCCTCTCATTCGAGGATCTGCTAGACTTGTGTTCGGCTATGAGCTCCGAATGCCCCGTGGAAGTGAAGGCCGAATGGGCCTTTAGGATTTACG ACTTAGACGAAGACGGACAAATATCTGCTCGGGATATCAGCGGAATAATAGACAGACTGACCGAGCATACGAGTCACAAAAACCACTACATTGAAATCAGCTCCAAGAAGAAGATTGCTGATATT ATACTGAATGAGCTGAAATTAGACAACGCAGGAAGTATGGGCTTGAGCGAATTCAAAATATGCATGACAAGGATATCAGAGTTTGAGACATCTTTCTATTTCAGGATATAA
- the LOC134749324 gene encoding uncharacterized protein LOC134749324, with protein MVKYLLFLDPLREEEINNFYKACQMHRNYYRGYPKAYHPLSYFSDGEYAYQCPPEMSHVYLSYPSYHVKYKQPAVLNITPGRTSGFPPLPGRSLAPRYNKPPYNRRQDEVELFYEACQRHRNYYRGYPKAYHPLSYFLDAGYMWQCPPDLTPTYLSFPTFHVKYKQPAVLPGSTGRTSGMPDLPGRTLAGRYNKAACKAFIR; from the exons atggttaaatatttgttgtttttagaTCCTTTGCGAgaagaagaaataaataatttttataaa gCTTGTCAAATGCACAGAAATTATTATAGAGGATATCCGAAAGCTTATCATCCATTGAGCTACTTCAGCGACGGAGAATATGCCTATCAATGCCCTCCTGAAATGTCGCA tGTTTACCTCAGTTATCCATCGTACCATGTTAAATACAAGCAGCCGGCGGTTTTGAATATTACTCCGGGCCGAACATCAGGTTTTCCGCCCTTGCCCGGACGCAGCCTTGCTCCTCGGTACAATAAACCACCCT ATAATAGACGTCAAGATGAAGTTGAATTGTTTTATGAA GCATGCCAGCGCCACAGGAACTACTACAGAGGCTACCCTAAGGCGTACCATCCACTATCTTACTTCCTAGACGCAGGTTACATGTGGCAATGTCCACCGGATCTAACtcc GACGTACCTCAGTTTCCCGACGTTCCACGTGAAGTACAAGCAGCCAGCAGTCCTACCGGGCAGCACGGGCCGCACCAGCGGTATGCCAGACCTGCCTGGGCGGACTCTCGCTGGACGCTATAATAAAGCTGCTTGCAAGGCCTTTATCAGATAG
- the LOC134749222 gene encoding uncharacterized protein LOC134749222, with amino-acid sequence MELVALVKEGFQNVAEHAASYKFGQTVLRYVDKTLWVLEKCARWAVPPPLDPVERPQPELVRPMPWVFFLMMLVALRITREAISLVNLVLGKPPLRSADVVTYIQGKRRYLRTLKYQGNRMMRARTGTTHEPWYSGLRSLFEFTMCFRRQSVPYGNNNTTRVSNNDEVLVVKRSKRPRQEESPASTSEATMERLIEKMMVDLDADSDEDSSYTLTNATGLKSDRSETAESDQEPTPSEESAPTTKSENEMPAETPEANDSEILADHPSEINNHSKETDQSQAEEVTEEFKPAQNCEDKHLNAEQPSPLVDSQTFIQTEKKRHQKSPRKDQKMANGRTVKSTSERNIGGDKRDAAVARASSADYIARGKKDNRQTP; translated from the exons ATGGAACTGGTAGCGCTAGTGAAAGAGGGCTTCCAAAATGTCGCGGAGCATGCAGCCAGTTACAAGTTCGGACAGACGGTGCTCCGGTATGTGGACAAGACGCTTTGGGTCCTGGAGAAATGTGCACGCTGGGCTGTTCCCCCGCCAT TGGACCCCGTAGAAAGGCCTCAACCAGAGCTCGTCCGTCCCATGCCGTGGGTGTTCTTTTTAATGATGCTGGTAGCCCTAAGGATTACGCGGGAGGCCATATCGCTCGTAAACTTAGTACTGGGCAAGCCGCCGCTTCGATCTGCCGATGTG GTGACATACATTCAAGGCAAACGTCGCTACCTGCGCACCTTGAAGTACCAAGGCAACAGGATGATGAGAGCCCGCACGGGTACGACCCACGAGCCGTGGTACAGCGGGCTGAGGTCGCTTTTCGAGTTCACCATGTGTTTTAGAAGGCAATCGGTACCCTATGGCAACAACAATACTACTAGAGTCAGCAACAATGACGAAGTCCTG GTAGTGAAACGCAGCAAGCGTCCTCGTCAGGAGGAAAGCCCCGCGTCCACCAGCGAGGCGACCATGGAGAGGCTCATAGAGAAGATGATGGTCGACTTGGATGCTGATTCAGATGAAGACTCCAGCTATACG CTCACAAACGCTACAGGCCTGAAAAGTGATAGGTCAGAAACCGCCGAATCTGACCAGGAACCCACACCCAGCGAGGAATCCGCCCCAACAACTAAATCGGAAAACGAAATGCCTGCCGAAACACCCGAAGCAAACGATTCAGAAATACTGGCCGACCATCCGTCCGAGATCAATAACCATTCAAAAGAGACCGACCAATCCCAAGCCGAGGAAGTGACGGAAGAATTCAAGCCAGCTCAAAACTGCGAAGACAAGCATCTAAACGCAGAACAACCCTCCCCTTTGGTCGACTCGCAAACTTTCATCCAAACTGAGAAGAAACGACACCAGAAGTCGCCAAGAAAGGACCAAAAAATGG cgAACGGCCGGACGGTAAAGAGTACCTCCGAAAGAAACATAG GAGGTGACAAGCGGGACGCGGCTGTGGCCAGGGCTTCGTCGGCGGATTACATCGCACGTGGGAAAAAAG ATAACAGGCAGACACCGTAA
- the LOC134749497 gene encoding uncharacterized protein LOC134749497, translated as MESFEDSNCRSMSDSFSLYERYMRSFNVVDTFREQIEPDPVSLLSNCDYENPSIGGNIDLSAAVQKNIKEDSKHYETAQVDCVSLGLNENTAEKGSLIADISKIGSPCTSLNESSSFTVDHNLTDKSDPADVPVSSDEFKSSCFKQQIFITSTMENSNNAVDMLRDVRHSESVFKLPISELSFNGTIKHVQKLKPIVDPITALTANAGLVLDDKSQESDSSNTSENIGNAFEERSCHTPAASDISDERSTKGTESTGDSRFEDFSRKESLFPRPEDKSTKWSNDQSYSSLEASFDSGVRSPDMFCSDDEDAQASAAPEPFWSFLKNHEQHDKKKVKKMEEKLQGILPPPSVTTLHMDVTEMLKKYYCFLPAFNNEVKVEPEPIIPVTPTKRVSFVEIPAVSQESREETAMSSRREDKLEYELDTSVNDKSIVLEMCSEGEAKETAWPNLLKCRHYDVYYNVTTYSERMEMLALRYGERYVGAETETSVNVYSGGNQSPSSAHKRKALRLKMAQAKSPGRRLSHLARRRQAFCSAATINEKAQAGTAKMVLIDKNYFPHRKLINSAERKSPRLRRTPGKKTPSRKTPGKKTPAKTPKTRSGGSSRKKIMRRLLMDSDSMTRSQPTRETLKRALFVSPENRKSIPSTASTSVPLQAMKSKRALFSSPDRSAETKSADGTQSDHFLKRKLDALDQQPESSRSKIAKSLSFGGDTIGSMPPHIMNRRASEVFTRRNSVELNETHKKKLLWAVSEALRVHGWRMSSAGFREKAEALARLTRRLLTLPPHAAKFASPKLSTSETMLKLARQYVFAIIQGRSIEDCFQEEQMKLANDGNSKLSGYISANAYQQFKARQAAPSTLTSQIKENCNGSFKQDQPRSGSKNVLQDKLINVDSSSNSSSGFSMLDKSGLYKSNSMPSFEEAAKMRARRQISFDNLDFPKR; from the exons ATGGAATCGTTTGAAGACTCAAATTGCCGTTCTATGAGTGATAGTTTTTCTTTGTATGAGCGTTACATGAGAAGTTTCAACGTAGTGGATACTTTCCGTGAACAAATCGAACCTGATCCAGTTTCATTATTAAGTAACTGTGACTACGAAAATCCAAGCATTGGAGGTAACATAGACTTGTCAGCTGCTgtccaaaagaatattaaagaggATAGTAAACATTACGAAACCGCCCAAGTTGACTGTGTTTCTTTGGGTCTGAATGAAAATACTGCAGAGAAGGGTAGTTTGATAGCAGATATTAGCAAAATTGGCTCTCCTTGCACTTCGTTGAATGAAAGCTCTTCCTTTACGGTGGACCACAACCTCACCGACAAATCTGACCCGGCCGACGTCCCCGTATCTTCGGATGAATTTAAATCCAGCTGTTTTAAACAGCAAATTTTCATAACCTCTACTATGGAAAACAGTAACAATGCAGTTGACATGCTTCGTGACGTAAGACATTCCGAAAGCGTCTTCAAATTGCCGATCAGCGAATTGTCATTTAACGGCACCATAAAACATGTGCAGAAGCTGAAGCCCATTGTTGACCCTATTACTGCTCTCACTGCTAATGCTGGGCTGGTTCTAGATGACAAATCTCAAGAATCAGATAGTTCGAACACAAGTGAAAACATTGGCAATGCTTTTGAAGAGAGGAGCTGCCACACGCCTGCTGCTAGTGACATATCTGATGAAAGGAGTACTAAAGGTACTGAGAGCACTGGAGATTCACGGTTTGAAGATTTCTCCAGAAAAGAGAGTCTATTTCCGAGGCCAGAAGATAAAAGTACAAAATGGAGTAATGACCAAAGTTACTCTTCATTAGAAGCCTCGTTTGATAGTGGTGTGCGTTCCCCGGATATGTTCTGTTCAGATGATGAAGATGCCCAAGCAAGTGCAGCACCTGAACCATTTTGGAGCTTTTTGAAGAACCATGAACAGCATGATAAGAAGAAGGTTAAGAAAATGGAG GAAAAGCTCCAAGGGATTCTACCACCGCCATCAGTCACAACTCTACACATGGATGTCACAGAGATGCTTAAGAAATACTACTGTTTCTTGCCAGCATTTAACAATGAGGTTAAAGTTGAGCCTGAACCCATTATCCCCGTTACTCCTACTAAGCGAGTGTCCTTTGTAGAAATACCAGCAGTATCTCAAGAATCGAGAGAGGAAACTGCAATGTCATCTAGACGAGAGGATAAGCTTGAGTATGAATTAGACACTAGTGTGAATGACAAGAGTATTGTGCTCGAGATGTGCAGTGAAGGTGAAGCTAAGGAAACAGCAtggcctaacttgttgaaatgCAGGCATTATGATGTGTA TTACAATGTGACAACCTACTCCGAGAGGATGGAAATGCTGGCCCTGCGCTACGGTGAGAGATATGTTGGTGCAGAGACTGAAACCAGTGTCAATGTCTACTCCGGAGGAAACCAGTCACCTAGCAGTGCACATAAGAGGAAGGCACTTCGCCTCAA GATGGCACAAGCAAAGTCACCAGGCAGACGTTTATCGCATTTGGCTCGCCGACGGCAAGCATTTTGCAGTGCTGCTACAATCAATGAAAAGGCCCAAGCAGGCACTGCTAAAATGGTCCTCATtgataaaaa CTATTTCCCACACAGGAAGCTTATAAACTCTGCTGAAAGGAAAAGTCCCCGCCTTAGACGCACACCGGGCAAGAAAACCCCCAGCCGCAAGACCCCAGGCAAAAAGACTCCCGCCAAAACCCCAAAGACTAGAAGTGGAGGCTCTAGCCGCAAGAAGATAATGAGAAGATTACTTATGGATTCTGACAGTATGACGAGATCACAGCCAACACGGGAGACTCTAAAAAGAGCTTTATTTGTCAGTCCGGAGAACAGAAAATCGATACCAAGCACCGCTAGCACATCAGTGCCTCTTCAAGCTATGAAGTCCAAGAGAGCTCTGTTCTCATCCCCCGACAGGTCAGCGGAAACAAAAAGCGCTGATGGAACTCAGAGCGATCATTTCCTAAAGCGTAAACTTGATGCATTGGATCAGCAGCCAGAAAGCAGTAGAAGTAAGATAGCGAAGAGCCTGTCGTTCGGCGGGGACACGATCGGGAGCATGCCTCCGCATATCATGAATCGACGGGCGTCTGAAGTGTTTACTAGACGCAATTCTGTGGAGTTAAATGAAACTCATAAGAAG AAACTCCTATGGGCGGTGTCAGAGGCGCTCCGTGTGCACGGGTGGCGCATGTCCTCCGCCGGCTTCCGCGAGAAGGCTGAGGCGTTGGCGCGGCTCACTCGCCGGCTGCTGACGCTGCCGCCTCACGCCGCCAAGTTTGCTTCGCCCAAGCTGTCCACCTCAGAAACCATGCTCAA ACTCGCTCGCCAATACGTGTTCGCGATTATCCAAGGCCGCAGCATCGAGGATTGTTTTCAAGAAGAACAAATGAAGCTAGCCAACGACGGTAACAGTAAACTCTCCGGTTACATATCCGCCAACGCCTACCAACAGTTCAAGGCAAGACAGGCCGCACCTAGTACATTAACATCACAAATTAAAGAGAACTGCAATGGTTCCTTCAAACAGGATCAACCAAGGAGCGGCTCCAAAAATGTCCTCCAAGACAAACTTATCAATGTAGATTCTAGCTCCAATAGCAGCAGTGGTTTTAGCATGCTGGACAAATCAGGCCTCTACAAATCAAATTCAATGCCTTCATTCGAAGAAGCAGCTAAAATGAGAGCGCGCAGGCAAATTAGTTTTGACAATCTCGATTTTCCTAAAAGGTGA